DNA sequence from the Polyodon spathula isolate WHYD16114869_AA chromosome 19, ASM1765450v1, whole genome shotgun sequence genome:
GCAATAGAATAGAGCTTATGAGTAGaccattaaaaatgcatgtttaactTATTTTTGAGCTATAATCTAGTATATGGAACACAGTGGTGCTTTATTGATTTCGATTTTGTTATAGACATGAATCAGAACCAGTTCTGTTCTATTTGCTGGCTTGCATTAATAGCAGAAAGGCTCTGTATGTAATCACCTTTCAGTTTCCACATTCAGCTTGGCTGTGCTCGATGCCTCTGTTGCTGGGTACAGTGCAGAGCGAGGTGAGTGCAAATGAGCTGTAGGTCACTCCCTCTGGGGATTCATTGAAACCTGGCTGGAATGCTCCTTGTTTAGTTGGTGATCTGTTGCGTGGGTTTGTTAATCTGCTTTAGAAAGTTAGAATTTCTGCCCGTAATGCTGAGATCTAATTAAAATGGTTTCCTGATCAGCAGGCTGCATGTTTCCTCTTTGTCTCCACCGCCCTGGCTGATGATGTATAGATTCTTTTTCGAGGGGCGGTTTCAGGTCGGCGCTGTGGTGTGGTTATCCTGAACAGCATtcagactttgttttgttttgtttgttttttttagtttaaagtttaaatattgCTCTGTGACATACCCACCAAGAAATAGCCTTTGAATGTTTTATCAGTTCAAAAATATAAAAGGGATGTTTGTATAGTAACTGAATACCAATTCGATATGTAATTGcagtgcttatttataatcctaGTCTCTTTCAGCTCCTTTGAAATGCTActgaattaacattttaaaaaagcaccacGAGCCATTAGCAGAAGGATATATATTACAAACCAAATCTAAAAGGCAAAGTAGACGCCACAGATATATCTGTGTACAAATAAGTCTGGATTTGAACATCCATTTGCATTGAAACCTGTTGCTAAAAGCAGTCTTTTTTTAAAGGGGTAAAGCGGGTCACATATGTTTGCCCTTGTAGTCCTGCAGCACATTGTGGAGTAATGGAGCCTCAGCTGCTGGATTGTAGCTTTTAATGAAAAAGAAGACAATGCAAACAGGTACGATCCAGGGTCGTGTTTCAGCAGTCTTTGTTGTGTCTGACAATGAAGCAGGACCGTTTGATTCTTATGGACTTTGTAAAGGGCTCTCTGGAGTCTGTCCTTCAGCCTGTGATGGGTATTAACTAGAATGGAGAAAACAGGATCAATATATCTTCATAAATCAGTTTggctctgattttgtatttttaattttttttattttagttgattCCAAGTTAAAATTACAATTTAGACAAACAGTTACTATTAGCATTAGATCAGACTGACTATCAATTTGGTTTatttcagtgtacagtacttgATATTACAATATGATTGGATCTATCACCTATGCTGTTATTCActgacatggtttatttttctttcttgattCAGAAGCAGTAATGTGCACGGATGCACGTCGTGTGACACATTCCCCAGCCCACCTAGTTTGGCACCACAAAGTGATGTGCTATTTTGAATCTTGTCCCATTTCATGgtattttattacattgtgtGAGCTTTCAATGCAAGagtctacagtatatatatatatatatatatatatatatatatatatatatatatatatatatatatatatatatatatatattttgtatgtgtgtatactgtatgtgcttgtgtgtgtcttACTCAGGAACAAAAGCTTATAAAATCTGGAAGATTGTAAATATAGCTTATTCATCTTGGCAATTTATACCAAAgctagctttttttaaaaaacacaaattgtatACTTTAATCtgatttttatactttttaaatgcaataaagaaaattgAAATGCAATCCACCTGCAGACAACCTTAAAGAATCTCTGTTACAGGACTTTCAGGGATGCATTTTGTTACATTAGAGTATACTATCAGTAAGCCTTTCAAGATATATCTAGATAATCATAAGTAAAACAATAAGGATCTCCTCTTTAGGTGCTGCTTAGCTCAGCTAACAGTGAGCAATCCAGCGCAACGCAAATCAAAGCTCTTAATGTAATGTGCTGTAATAACAGGAGCTCAAGGGTGTCAGTCTTAGCAGCACAAATAAAGCAGGGACTCAAAAAACAAACCCTTCAAATCAGACATGCTGTAAATGACTGCAGTAAATAGCTGTGACAGATCCAGAAATTTAGCAGAAGAAATACGGCTAAACGCTCATCAAATGAGAGGAGTAAAGGTCAGCAGGCGCTCGCTAGGAGGAGGATTTGCATTTGATGGCAGGAACGTTTAAGTTGACAAATAGGAACCCAGGAAGGCACTGCAGCCACCTGGCAGTTAGTTATTAAGAACTCTTTCAATTGTGATTTATTCCCTACTTTAAAGAGGGCACTgctattaaaatattattctgaAATTAGTCCTGTTTTAGAATAAGGCCTTGACAGAGTGACCCCTTAATATCCTTATAATGATGCCATTTACCATTCAGATCTGAAGTCACTCAATGCAAGGTTTGTTTTAGAGTGCTAAGCACTAGGGCAGATCCACAGAGGATACTTCCAgattcaaacacaaacaaaggtaCCATTTTAAAAGCAGGGACCAGATCTACAGTGAAACACCTCTCTTAACAGTAATCAAAACAGGGAGTCTTTTGTTCTCGGAGATGTGTTTTTGGTTGCAGAATGAGGCTAATAAAATGCTGGTTGTTAAACATACAAGACGTCATCCCATCTTCTAAATGTAACATTGCTCCAGCTGGCGTTTCTGTTATTATCACTTAAGAAATGTATACTTGCTTTCAACACGTTTATAGTCTCCCATTCCAACGCTGTTGTGTTAAACATCTGCGTTTGAAActagtaaaatataaatatgaaattaTTCCTTTTGCAGtcttttaatgtaataaaaacaaaagctacaaattaaattaaaatgaaaaaagcgctttgtttgttaataatacattttcttaattctGACATTCATGTTTCTGCTTGGGCAGTCTCACAGTGCAGTGAGATTCCAGAGTCGCTGCCTGTGTGAATTTGCATTCCAGTGCAGTGTTTATGTTTGTTCAATCCTCCAGGTGTGGGCCACTGATCTGGACTTCAGTGATCAGCTGTCAATGACCCAGCTGATGCTGCTGATGACCAGGGGGAGGCTGGACTGCCGCTCCAGTCAGCTGGAAGTCCCTCCGCCCGCCAGGGATGTGAAACAGCCTGGCCGGCTCCGAGAGGAGGCAGCGACGGTACGTGTGCGTTAACTGCAGCTCAGGCTACCTCAGCCATGAAGAATGTTTCATAACCCAGTTTCTCATTACAATCACAAATTAATTACAAGTCATTACAGAGCTGTTATATTCCTTGGTATGTCGCCGAGGTTAAATATGGATGGCATAATTAATGCTTGTTATGAATCTACCAGTGAAGTATTAAGGAACGGCTTTTTTAATATTGCAGggtttttgttgctttttatcTCTGGACTTTACATTtggtagatgaaaaaaaaaaaaaatcacagcccAAAATCATTCCTGGCTTGAAGCATACAGCCTTATCCCAGCTTGCATGACTGGGCTGCTTAAAACTGGCTTCAATTGGTACTGACTTGGCAAGGTTGCCAGTCTTTGTGTATATGGGACCCCAGGTGGAATTGAAAGAAAACGTTGCTCATGTGATTGTAAGAGACTATTAAtctcatatactgtataacatattCATACATGTCTGCTCCTTTAAATATTGTTTACAAGCAACCATGGTCTCAAAGAATAAAGTGTTTGGCTTACTGCCAATAGAAAACCTCTAAACTAAACAATTTAATGAGCTGGCCTTGGATCAGCCATTACAACAGTCTCTACGGCATGTTGCTAAGAGGAGAGCTGAGCACTTGTTTACCTTGTTAAGCAAGGAAAACAGAATccttctttttaaactgcaataaaataaCATGCAGCTGTGGGTTAGCTACTGTATTATTATAGATTGAGAGAATGGTCAGTCTTGAAAAGTTCATTGTTATGACAATCAAAACATCTTGTCAATCTTCAATTCCTACATGTCTACTATACCAAGCACTGCAAATTCGAATATTCTGGTCTTAGAAATGATATTGATCTTACCCACCCTTCTATGTCGCTTAATATTTCAAAAATCTGTCCcgtataataataaaattaacaaaaaaccaTCTGTTTTGTTAAATGCTATTACTAATGTAATTATGTATAAACCCAATCGGCCAGTGGATGCAGAATACATTATCATTCTGATAGATGGGACTAAataatcaacacattaataattcATACAGCAATTCATTATGCATGTGTATGCAGACTGTGTAGCTGAAATAAGCACCTCATCAACCCGAGGCCAGTCCTTAAACAATAGTACTCCATTATTAGTGGCAAACTCGAGTTTACGCTTGTTAAGCTGctacttgtattattttatcaaACATTCATTTCGTTTCAGCCTCTTGCTCAATACAGCAGATTTCACAGGCTCCtcttttttaaagttaatgtttTAGCAGTGGCTGTTATTAACTATcaatattacaaacatgattAAATCTCagccagacttttttttttttttgttatgcaagaATTTCAAGTATGCCAGCTTAAATTTGTCACCAATAAAATGAATTACGAACTGTTCAAGTAATGCTGTTCCGTTATTGTAAATCTACAGCACTTCATTAAGTGCAATAATAAGAATATTAATAATAGGAAGCGTTTTACTCTTAATAGAGACCTCTGCAATGTAACCATTTTTGTGAGTCGTTTGTTACTAtgttgatctattttttttttctttttgaattgcaCGTTGTAGTAAAGACTTTGATTAATCAAATTCCACAATAGCACATGCATAATATACTTACTGGACTACCACTAAAAATACCGAAAAATCTGAAAACTCcccattgagaaaaaaaaaaaaaacacctgtaaatgTATCTAAGTGGGGAATTATTTATAGAACGTTTGGAGaattaatatatctatatcaGGCTGTTTTTGGTTTTCTGATTGCTTGCACATGAAAAATCTAACATTTGGTtataaaaatgctgcttttttttgaTAAACTGTAGCGGTGCTTGTGTTGTTGTTGCCAGCCTCCGACAGTCACAAGCCACTGTGCCGTGATGAGAACCCAGCTGAGACACACCAACCTGGCCATGGTGCACTACAGTGTGTTCTTTCAGATGTGCAAGGCACAAGGAGTGGGGTTTGATGTCAAGGTAACAGAGACGGGAACATTTCCATGATCATCAATGTGATGCCATAAGCTA
Encoded proteins:
- the LOC121294923 gene encoding IQ motif-containing protein H-like isoform X4, giving the protein MFLLGQSHSAVRFQSRCLCEFAFQCSVYVCSILQVWATDLDFSDQLSMTQLMLLMTRGRLDCRSSQLEVPPPARDVKQPGRLREEAATPPTVTSHCAVMRTQLRHTNLAMVHYSVFFQMCKAQGVGFDVKVALALGE
- the LOC121294923 gene encoding IQ motif-containing protein H-like isoform X2, with the translated sequence MFLLGQSHSAVRFQSRCLCEFAFQCSVYVCSILQVWATDLDFSDQLSMTQLMLLMTRGRLDCRSSQLEVPPPARDVKQPGRLREEAATPPTVTSHCAVMRTQLRHTNLAMVHYSVFFQMCKAQGVGFDVKNNWGGSPGGPHDLCSQSLHHSSRNISP
- the LOC121294923 gene encoding IQ motif-containing protein H-like isoform X3 translates to MFLLGQSHSAVRFQSRCLCEFAFQCSVYVCSILQVWATDLDFSDQLSMTQLMLLMTRGRLDCRSSQLEVPPPARDVKQPGRLREEAATPPTVTSHCAVMRTQLRHTNLAMVHYSVFFQMCKAQGVGFDVKERQGTLFISTTATKDTAWG